In Brassica napus cultivar Da-Ae unplaced genomic scaffold, Da-Ae ScsIHWf_528;HRSCAF=793, whole genome shotgun sequence, the following are encoded in one genomic region:
- the LOC106428325 gene encoding filament-like plant protein 4 → MDANQWRSKKKIESVAETLQGSSRRNIKPQARTVPPGNGVIRPERARKNLNEKLDTVALNSPKKDPRVNLYGDKDVADEIFLKDEEMSLVDGGDSSPFCDKLLQRMELLGRDHDAKRVDNNNFSSRQEESAFDDVIEMKRKIHTLTAENSQLKKSLVAKEELAVSLQERKHQVESEFEALMTRLDATEKENAFLRYEYTVLEKDLEVKTEETEYTRKSMELTHKQQLRNVNKIVELEAECKRLRLLFRKKFPDRSISMRNEGEEMKRRNANNKSDLMMRDEAQSRKLKYDLLMEQIGNVRAENKNLMDIIMRKNMEIKDLSRGQKPLSASSFDIRSENSVISPSGSKEMKLLMDDFNEMEKLAIVCTEKAAPRGEDDGEKDDGSFDWIQVVLSAVSKQERISKRGVKELLQDIKIALGCMDDDDDVESKKGEGDPLCITWKSNVESGPMTKDEIKRHLGLTKVEKVETEERQELKGKLEEAEAKIRSLEGEVRELRESKEKVEAEMEAEKSMKEDLDTKLHIAEAKLNETEKKLSSLEVEFDYRKSCCEELEGTCIELQLQLESVETKKPMQRNKSVSRKGWEVAAASVKLSECQETITNLRKQLRALSTTENSSTMKFLHKRPSLRESIEESTAKDSSSYDSITHDDGNNNNALIVYEPEKAKGEMVPRKKQGVGFLKRLLFRKKRVSSKKYLALTM, encoded by the exons GCACGTACGGTTCCTCCAGGAAATGGAGTTATTAGACCCGAGAGAGCtcgaaaaaatctaaatgaGAAGCTAGATACTGTAGCCTTAAACTCTCCTAAGAAAGATCCTCGTGTGAATCTTTACGGAGATAAAGATGTAGCTGATGAGATTTTCTTGAAAGATGAAGAAATGAGTTTGGTGGATGGAGGAGATTCATCGCCTTTTTGTGATAAGCTCCTCCAGCGAATGGAGCTTCTCGGGAGAGATCATGACGCAAAGAGAGTCGATAACAACAACTTTAGCTCAAGACAAGAAGAATCTGCGTTTGATGATGTAATCGAGATGAAGAGAAAGATTCATACATTAACAGCTGAGAACTCTCAGCTCAAGAAGTCTCTTGTGGCGAAAGAAGAGCTCGCGGTGAGCCTGCAAGAGCGTAAGCATCAAGTGGAATCAGAATTCGAAGCGTTGATGACGAGACTAGACGCAACGGAGAAAGAAAACGCGTTCTTGAGATACGAGTATACGGTTCTTGAAAAGGATCTTGAGGtaaaaacagaggaaacagagTATACTCGCAAGTCCATGGAGCTAACGCACAAACAGCAGCTCAGGAACGTGAACAAGATCGTGGAGCTCGAAGCCGAGTGCAAGAGACTGAGACTCCTGTTCCGCAAGAAGTTTCCTGATAGGTCGATCTCCATGAGGAACGAAGGGGAAGAGATGAAGAGAAGAAACGCGAATAATAAGAGTGATTTGATGATGAGAGATGAAGCTCAGAGCCGGAAGCTTAAGTACGATCTGCTGATGGAGCAGATAGGTAACGTTAGAGCCGAGAACAAGAATCTTATGGACATCATTATGAGGAAGAACATGGAGATTAAAGACCTTAGCCGCGGGCAGAAGCCGCTAAGTGCTTCGAGTTTCGATATTAGAAGTGAAAATAGTGTGATTAGTCCTTCTGGTTCAAAGGAGATGAAGTTGCTTATGGATGACTTTAATGAGATGGAGAAGTTAGCTATTGTTTGTACTGAGAAAGCAGCTCCAAgaggagaggatgatggtgagaAAGACGACGGGTCTTTCGACTGGATTCAAGTTGTTTTGAGTGCTGTATCAAAGCAAGAGAGGATATCGAAACGCGGTGTTAAAGAGTTGTTGCAAGACATCAAGATTGCTTTGGGATgtatggatgatgatgatgatgtagaGAGCAAGAAAGGTGAAGGAGATCCTCTCTGCATCACATGGAAATCAAATGTGGAATCag GTCCAATGACGAAGGATGAGATCAAGAGACATTTGGGTCTAACAAAAGTGGAGAAAGTTGAAACTGAAGAGAGGCAAGAACTGAAAGGTAAGCTTGAGGAAGCCGAGGCAAAGATCAGAAGCTTAGAAGGCGAGGTCAGGGAGTTGAGAGAGAGTAAGGAGAAGGTAGAGGCTGAGATGGAAGCTGAGAAGTCAATGAAGGAAGATCTTGATACAAAGCTACACATAGCTGAAGCTAAGCTCAACGAGACGGAGAAGAAACTGTCTTCTCTTGAAGTAGAGTTTGATTATAGAAAGAGTTGTTGTGAAGAACTCGAAGGGACTTGCATCGAGCTTCAGCTTCAGTTAGAAAG TGTTGAAACGAAGAAACCAATGCAAAGAAACAAAAGCGTGAGTAGAAAG GGATGGGAGGTTGCGGCAGCTTCTGTGAAGTTATCAGAGTGTCAAGAAACAATTACCAATTTAAGGAAGCAACTAAGAGCTCTATCGACAACAGAAAATAGCAGCACAATGAAATTTCTACACAAAAGACCTTCTCTCCGAGAAAGTATTGAAGAGTCAACGGCCAAAGATTCATCATCCTATGACAGCATTACTCATGATGACGGTAACAATAACAATGCCTTGATAGTGTACGAACCAGAGAAGGCAAAAGGTGAGATGGTTCCAAGAAAGAAGCAAGGAGTAGGGTTCTTGAAGAGGCTATTGTTCAGGAAGAAAAGAGTGAGTAGCAAGAAATATCTTGCCTTGACTATGTga